The following are from one region of the Apostichopus japonicus isolate 1M-3 chromosome 17, ASM3797524v1, whole genome shotgun sequence genome:
- the LOC139984756 gene encoding uncharacterized protein, whose protein sequence is MLLALYITATLLRSIVLLDIHTGAVEAKDPNIRLAGGDLHRKGRVEVLLDGEWGTICDDDWDYHDAFVFCRQLGFKDVDKVRRDAFFGEGNGQIFMDGIECDGTERSITDCPYTSNHNCIHSEDAGVVCTSDFVELCPSNKTISVTSDVIKARVNWTGPFTGSKDVSTACSHSTGDYYDVGITMVTCSFSSYVHSWTCPFYIAIFPTDYFSIKQFCPMNVTQTIERETNGSHIQVFWSDFSLDQGRYNTSKSHVPGDAFPLGVTRVTYTYYGNTDYVYRLCTFYVHVIEVNTPESTTRHGTGLWFASIILFTTVLLVKIMFITWRRCSLNHGGDQTAEDMCSTIVADNRRVATSFQDNRTSFDEADFMHVPMKASCDAQKPSTFSPVHVEEMPIYEEPKQCQIQPKADGPTAYRYVARVDFA, encoded by the exons ATGCTACTTGCTCTGTATATTACTGCTACTTTGCTTCGGTCTATTGTCTTGCTTGACATACACACCGGAGCCGTGGAGGCAAAAG ATCCTAATATCAGGCTCGCTGGGGGTGACCTTCACCGGAAGGGCCGTGTGGAGGTCCTTCTCGACGGAGAATGGGGGACGATTTGTGACGATGACTGGGACTACCATGACGCTTTTGTTTTCTGTCGTCAACTTGGTTTCAAAGACGTCGATAAAGTTCGAAGAGATGCCTTCTTCGGGGAAGGAAATGGGCAAATATTTATGGATGGGATTGAGTGCGACGGTACAGAGAGGTCTATCACAGACTGCCCGTATACTAGCAACCACAACTGTATCCATTCCGAAGACGCCGGTGTTGTGTGCACTAGTG ATTTCGTAGAGTTATGTCCAAGTAACAAAACAATTTCGGTaacatctgacgtcatcaaagcgAGGGTCAATTGGACAGGACCATTCACGGGAAGTAAAGACGTTAGTACAGCATGCAGTCATTCCACTGGGGACTATTATGACGTCGGAATCACCATGGTAACCTGCTCATTCAGTTCATATGTGCATTCTTGGACATGCCCATTCTACATTGCTATTTTTCCAACAG ATTATTTCAGCATTAAACAGTTCTGCCCAATGAATGTCACACAAACCATTGAGAGGGAGACTAACGGGAGTCACATTCAAGTCTTTTGGTCGGATTTCAGTCTCGATCAGGGCCGTTATAATACATCAAAGTCACATGTACCAGGAGATGCTTTCCCATTGGGTGTTACTAGAGTGACGTATACCTACTATGGTAATACAGACTACGTTTACCGTCTGTGTACATTTTATGTACATGTCATTGAAGTTAACACCCCGGAATCAACAACGAGGCATG GCACCGGGTTGTGGTTCGCGTCCATCATACTATTCACCACCGTGCTATTAGTAAAAATAATGTTCATCACCTGGCGGAGATGCAGCTTAAACCACGGAGGTGATCAGACTGCAGAGGATATGTGCTCAACGATTGTAGCAGACAACAGGCGAGTTGCCACGAGTTTCCAGGACAACCGAACATCTTTCGACGAAGCCGATTTTATGCACGTTCCGATGAAAGCGAGCTGTGACGCTCAGAAACCGAGTACTTTCAGTCCGGTACATGTCGAGGAAATGCCGATTTATGAAGAACCCAAACAGTGTCAGATTCAGCCCAAAGCAGATGGTCCAACTGCATACCGCTATGTGGCAAGAGTTGATTTCGCGTAA